The Triticum aestivum cultivar Chinese Spring chromosome 3A, IWGSC CS RefSeq v2.1, whole genome shotgun sequence genome includes a region encoding these proteins:
- the LOC123062274 gene encoding uncharacterized protein, with the protein MDRHVRRLLNRVAIALAAVATAALLHLFRHPSTSCFGASLARSSLSLSMAPLPRTSCDAASRRVVDPDLRLAKLRSSPRWRRHSAALSASVIDPLRRLRLLRGSSRVLCLAAGAGQAVDALRVAGVGDVTGVDLVDFPPLVRRADPHNLPFFDDAFDLALSSDPAALTGALFPSRFASEIERTVRRGGAIAIAVDRHVDLSVIFSLFRKSRLVDVRNATLDGSAASIVVLSTNAERL; encoded by the coding sequence ATGGACAGGCACGTCCGGCGGCTGCTGAACCGCGTGGCGATCGCCCTGGCGGCCGTGGCCACCGCCGCCCTGCTGCACCTGTTCCGCCACCCGTCCACCTCCTGCTTCGGCGCCTCGCTCGCCCGTTCCTCCCTCTCGCTGTCGATGGCGCCCTTGCCCCGCACCTCCTGCGACGCCGCGTCCCGCCGCGTGGTCGACCCCGACCTCCGCCTGGCCAAGCTCCGGTCCTCCCCGCGCTGGCGGCGGCACAGCGCGGCCCTCTCCGCGTCGGTCATCGATCCGCTCCGTCGGCTGCGCCTCCTCCGCGGCTCCTCGCGCGTCCTCTGCCTCGCCGCCGGCGCGGGGCAGGCGGTCGACGCGCTCCGCGTGGCCGGCGTGGGGGACGTCACCGGCGTTGATCTCGTCGACTTCCCTCCCCTCGTGCGCCGTGCGGACCCGCACAACCTCCCGTTCTTCGATGACGCCTTCGACCTCGCGCTCTCCAGCGACCCGGCGGCGCTCACCGGCGCGCTTTTCCCGTCCAGGTTCGCGTCCGAGATCGAGCGCACCGTCCGCCGTGGCGGCGCGATCGCCATCGCCGTAGACCGGCACGTCGACCTCTCCGTCATCTTCTCCCTCTTCAGAAAGTCACGCCTCGTCGATGTGAGGAATGCTACCTTGGATGGCTCCGCGGCCAGCATAGTTGTCCTCAGCACCAACGCGGAGCGCCTTTGA
- the LOC123062273 gene encoding pentatricopeptide repeat-containing protein At3g13160, mitochondrial, translating into MATAAAAAAAATATASTRANSLSRIFSSSSPIVKPPKHNPKTKSAPKPKPPAADAGSIAEKKSPKPLGGPHAAKAESDGKHKLPKPLGLLVKALSRQRDPDKLISGFIQASTVSSRFRDRYRVFEVAVSRLASLGRQDGIEAIIEAQLPFLETSAEGFATRLIRLYGRASMPSHAAATFHKLPAQHKSNMTFNSLLSCYADAGDFDGLTAAFQEIPATYPSIAPTVYSYNVLIHALCQKPDISAALETVLLMEKHGVSPDIITFNTLLNGFCNNGRFDEAETVWEMIKERNLEPDAKCYNAKLRGLVAEGRIDDAAAVLEGLEKDGPKPNTVSYNELIRGYCKAGKLQEAKKLYDDLVKNECAPNKGTYETLLPHLLQAGELDCALTYCYKIFSHKRNLRVECGVLQDVVNALVDESRVEEAAKIVVLGRKKYYPRKGLRMPDGTKVSQLRAETDDEEAISEEECEVEHETEK; encoded by the coding sequence atggccaccgccgccgcggcggccgccgccgccaccgccaccgcctccacccgGGCGAACAGCCTCTCCCGCAtattctcctcctcctcgccgatcGTAAAACCACCCAAGCACAATCCCAAGACCAAGAGCGCGCCGAAGCCGAAGCCGCCCGCCGCCGACGCTGGCTCCATAGCGGAGAAGAAGTCCCCGAAGCCCCTCGGCGGACCGCATGCCGCCAAAGCTGAGTCCGACGGGAAGCACAAGCTCCCGAAGCCCCTTGGGCTTCTCGTCAAGGCCCTCAGCCGGCAGCGCGACCCTGACAAGCTGATCTCCGGGTTCATCCAAGCGTCAACCGTGTCGTCGCGCTTCCGCGACCGGTACCGCGTGTTCGAGGTAGCGGTGAGCCGCCTCGCTTCCCTCGGCCGCCAAGACGGCATCGAGGCCATCATCGAAGCGCAGTTGCCCTTCCTCGAGACCTCAGCCGAGGGATTCGCCACGCGCCTCATCCGCCTCTACGGCCGTGCCTCCATGCCATCCCACGCCGCCGCAACCTTCCACAAGCTTCCCGCGCAGCATAAATCCAACATGACATTCAACTCCCTTCTTTCCTGTTACGCCGACGCCGGAGATTTTGACGGGCTCACTGCTGCATTCCAGGAGATCCCAGCCACTTACCCCTCGATTGCTCCCACTGTATACTCTTACAATGTACTCATCCACGCATTGTGCCAGAAGCCAGACATCTCGGCTGCTCTTGAGACTGTCCTTCTCATGGAGAAGCACGGTGTTTCACCTGACATCATTACTTTCAACACGCTGTTGAATGGGTTTTGCAACAATGGCCGCTTCGATGAAGCAGAGACAGTATGGGAGATGATCAAGGAGAGGAATTTGGAGCCAGACGCCAAGTGCTACAATGCCAAGCTCCGGGGTTTGGTTGCAGAAGGGAGGATTGATGATGCAGCTGCTGTGCTTGAGGGATTGGAGAAGGATGGGCCAAAACCTAATACGGTATCCTACAATGAGTTGATTCGAGGATATTGCAAAGCGGGGAAGTTACAGGAGGCCAAGAAGCTGTATGATGATTTGGTAAAAAATGAGTGTGCCCCAAATAAGGGAACATATGAGACTCTCCTGCCACACCTTCTGCAGGCTGGAGAGCTGGATTGTGCACTGACGTACTGTTATAAAATCTTTAGTCATAAAAGGAACCTTAGAGTAGAGTGTGGTGTGCTGCAGGATGTAGTGAATGCATTGGTGGATGAATCGAGGGTGGAGGAGGCTGCCAAGATTGTTGTGCTGGGGCGGAAGAAGTACTACCCCCGAAAGGGTTTGAGGATGCCTGATGGTACAAAAGTCAGTCAATTAAGAGCTGAAACTGATGACGAAGAAGCAATATCAGAAGAAGAGTGTGAAGTGGAACACGAGACTGAAAAATAA
- the LOC123062275 gene encoding uncharacterized protein isoform X1: MGERRRRATAVAGGDGRAEEKAAAPAPTVWFALKKSLQCRSQSSEVHVPKPKASATSGAGGGLSSIVTKRAARSGCSRSIANLRDVIHGSKRHPGQPPSCSPRSIGSSEFLNPIAHEVVLSTNSRCELKITGFGGGLGAAGGGGGPAHDAEGGGDGGGVVSSFVGTLRPGTPGPGWSHGLQYSGSCRAGSMRCTPPRSPNPLLDRDGAAATTATAHRASCEVDAAKTGGGKGSGGLSCHRCAEQFGKWEALEAHHLSKHAGEDGICTALLLLVVVVLLQIDPDTRPVDLQVTELVEGDSSRKIVEIICRTSLLKSESSCVRIERVFKVHNTQRTLARFEEYREAVKLKASKLAKKHPRCLADGNELLRFHGATLACALGSAGASSLCASDKCAVCRIIRHGFSSSSSSNSSSKKDGKAGVGVFTTSTSGRAFESADQQDDPAARRALLVCRVIAGRVHKPLENVREFVGQAGFDSLAGKVGPYANIEELYLLNPRALLPCFVVICKP, from the exons ATGGGCGAGAGGAGGAGGCGCGCGACCGCCGTCGCCGGCGGGGACGGCCGGGCGGAGGAGAAGGCCGCGGCGCCGGCGCCGACGGTGTGGTTCGCGCTCAAGAAGTCGCTGCAGTGCCGGTCCCAGTCGTCGGAGGTGCACGTGCCCAAGCCCAAGGCCAGCGCCACCTCCGGCGCCGGCGGTGGACTGTCATCCATCGTGACCAAGCGCGCGGCGCGGTCCGGGTGCTCGCGCTCCATCGCCAACCTGCGGGACGTCATCCACGGGAGCAAGCGCCACCCGGGGCAGCCGCCCAGCTGCAGCCCGCGGTCCATCGGCAGCAGCGAGTTCCTCAACCCCATCGCGCACGAGGTGGTGCTCAGCACCAACTCCCGCTGCGAGCTCAAGATCACCGGCTTCGGcggcggcctcggggcggcggggggaggaggagggccCGCGCACGAcgcggagggcggcggcgacggcggcggcgtcgtgtcGTCCTTCGTGGGCACGCTCCGCCCCGGCACGCCGGGGCCCGGCTGGAGCCACGGGCTGCAGTACAGCGGGTCGTGCCGGGCGGGCAGCATGCGGTGCACGCCGCCGAGGTCGCCGAACCCGCTCCTGGACAGGGACGGCGCGGCCGCGACCACGGCCACGGCCCACCGCGCGTCCTGCGAGGTCGACGCCGCCAAGACCGGCGGCGGCAAGGGCTCCGGCGGCCTCAGCTGCCACAGGTGCGCCGAGCAGTTTGGCAAATGGGAGGCGCTGGAGGCGCACCACCTGTCCAAACACGCAGGTGAGGATGGCATCTGCACTGCATTGCTTCTGTTGGTGGTGGTGGTACTGCTTCAGATCGACCCGGACACCCGGCCGGTAGATCTTCAGG TGACGGAGCTGGTGGAGGGGGACTCGTCGCGGAAGATCGTGGAGATCATCTGCCGGACGAGCCTGCTCAAGTCGGAGAGCAGCTGCGTGCGGATCGAGCGCGTGTTCAAGGTGCACAACACGCAGCGGACGCTGGCCCGCTTCGAGGAGTACCGGGAGGCGGTGAAGCTCAAGGCGAGCAAGCTGGCCAAGAAGCACCCGCGCTGCCTCGCCGACGGCAACGAGCTGCTGCGCTTCCACGGCGCCACGCTCGCCTGCGCCCTCGGCTCCGCCGGCGCCAGCAGCCTCTGCGCCTCCGACAAGTGCGCCGTCTGCCGCATCATCCGCCacggcttctcctcctcctcctcctccaactcctcctccaagaaggacggcaaggccgGCGTCGGCGTCTTCACCACGTCCACCAGCGGCCGGGCCTTCGAGTCCGCCGACCAGCAGGACGacccggcggcgcggagggcgctGCTGGTGTGCAGGGTGATCGCCGGGCGGGTGCACAAGCCGCTGGAGAACGTGAGGGAGTTCGTGGGGCAGGCCGGGTTCGACTCGCTGGCCGGCAAGGTCGGGCCCTACGCCAACATCGAGGAGCTCTACCTGCTGAACCCGAGGGCGCTGCTCCCCTGCTTCGTGGTCATCTGCAAGCCATGA
- the LOC123062275 gene encoding uncharacterized protein isoform X2 — protein sequence MGERRRRATAVAGGDGRAEEKAAAPAPTVWFALKKSLQCRSQSSEVHVPKPKASATSGAGGGLSSIVTKRAARSGCSRSIANLRDVIHGSKRHPGQPPSCSPRSIGSSEFLNPIAHEVVLSTNSRCELKITGFGGGLGAAGGGGGPAHDAEGGGDGGGVVSSFVGTLRPGTPGPGWSHGLQYSGSCRAGSMRCTPPRSPNPLLDRDGAAATTATAHRASCEVDAAKTGGGKGSGGLSCHRCAEQFGKWEALEAHHLSKHAVTELVEGDSSRKIVEIICRTSLLKSESSCVRIERVFKVHNTQRTLARFEEYREAVKLKASKLAKKHPRCLADGNELLRFHGATLACALGSAGASSLCASDKCAVCRIIRHGFSSSSSSNSSSKKDGKAGVGVFTTSTSGRAFESADQQDDPAARRALLVCRVIAGRVHKPLENVREFVGQAGFDSLAGKVGPYANIEELYLLNPRALLPCFVVICKP from the exons ATGGGCGAGAGGAGGAGGCGCGCGACCGCCGTCGCCGGCGGGGACGGCCGGGCGGAGGAGAAGGCCGCGGCGCCGGCGCCGACGGTGTGGTTCGCGCTCAAGAAGTCGCTGCAGTGCCGGTCCCAGTCGTCGGAGGTGCACGTGCCCAAGCCCAAGGCCAGCGCCACCTCCGGCGCCGGCGGTGGACTGTCATCCATCGTGACCAAGCGCGCGGCGCGGTCCGGGTGCTCGCGCTCCATCGCCAACCTGCGGGACGTCATCCACGGGAGCAAGCGCCACCCGGGGCAGCCGCCCAGCTGCAGCCCGCGGTCCATCGGCAGCAGCGAGTTCCTCAACCCCATCGCGCACGAGGTGGTGCTCAGCACCAACTCCCGCTGCGAGCTCAAGATCACCGGCTTCGGcggcggcctcggggcggcggggggaggaggagggccCGCGCACGAcgcggagggcggcggcgacggcggcggcgtcgtgtcGTCCTTCGTGGGCACGCTCCGCCCCGGCACGCCGGGGCCCGGCTGGAGCCACGGGCTGCAGTACAGCGGGTCGTGCCGGGCGGGCAGCATGCGGTGCACGCCGCCGAGGTCGCCGAACCCGCTCCTGGACAGGGACGGCGCGGCCGCGACCACGGCCACGGCCCACCGCGCGTCCTGCGAGGTCGACGCCGCCAAGACCGGCGGCGGCAAGGGCTCCGGCGGCCTCAGCTGCCACAGGTGCGCCGAGCAGTTTGGCAAATGGGAGGCGCTGGAGGCGCACCACCTGTCCAAACACGCAG TGACGGAGCTGGTGGAGGGGGACTCGTCGCGGAAGATCGTGGAGATCATCTGCCGGACGAGCCTGCTCAAGTCGGAGAGCAGCTGCGTGCGGATCGAGCGCGTGTTCAAGGTGCACAACACGCAGCGGACGCTGGCCCGCTTCGAGGAGTACCGGGAGGCGGTGAAGCTCAAGGCGAGCAAGCTGGCCAAGAAGCACCCGCGCTGCCTCGCCGACGGCAACGAGCTGCTGCGCTTCCACGGCGCCACGCTCGCCTGCGCCCTCGGCTCCGCCGGCGCCAGCAGCCTCTGCGCCTCCGACAAGTGCGCCGTCTGCCGCATCATCCGCCacggcttctcctcctcctcctcctccaactcctcctccaagaaggacggcaaggccgGCGTCGGCGTCTTCACCACGTCCACCAGCGGCCGGGCCTTCGAGTCCGCCGACCAGCAGGACGacccggcggcgcggagggcgctGCTGGTGTGCAGGGTGATCGCCGGGCGGGTGCACAAGCCGCTGGAGAACGTGAGGGAGTTCGTGGGGCAGGCCGGGTTCGACTCGCTGGCCGGCAAGGTCGGGCCCTACGCCAACATCGAGGAGCTCTACCTGCTGAACCCGAGGGCGCTGCTCCCCTGCTTCGTGGTCATCTGCAAGCCATGA